The sequence TTGGAAGTGATACGCCGCGGGTCGCGTTTTTCGGTGACGCGATTCATGCTGAGGCGGTCGTAAAACCGACCGGGTTTGACAGCAGGTGCCATGAACGTTCTGGCTTATTTCCTGGCTGCGGTGCTCTGTTTTGCCGTGGCTCTCCGTTTTTACGCTCGCTATATCGGGCGTTCGCTCGGAGAGATGCCGGATCGGAAAACTCCCGCCGTCGAGATCAATGACGGCAGAGATTTCGTTCCCACCCGGCCATCAGTGCTGTTTGCTCACCACTACTCCACGATTGCCGGCGCCGGTCCGATCGTAGGCCCCACGCTCGGCATCCTTTACGGCATCGGGCCCGCCTGGATGTGGATCGTGCTCGGGGCGATATTCATTGGCGGTGTTCATGATTTCGTCGCGCTGTTCGCCTCCATTCGCGAGCGCGGCAGCTCGATGGCGGAAATCGCCAGAAAAGCCCTTGGTCCCGCCGGCTTTCTGCTCTTCATGATCTTTACTATCATCCTGATTATCCTCGTTACCTCGGCCTTTCTTTCGTTGACCGCAATATCACTGACCTCGCTCCGGCCGCTGGCTGACCTGGGACTGTCGGAGGGCCAGACCATGTTGCGAACCACCGTCATAAACGGTGAGACGCACGGCATCATCGGCGGCATCGCCTCCATGTCGGTCATCATAATCACCGCCCTGGCACCGCTTCTCGGCTACCTGGTTGTCAAGCGCGGCATTCCCACCTGGCTGGCCTACCTGTTGGCCGCACTCATCTGCTTCTTCTCCGTGCTGGTCGGACTGCGGGTGCCGGTGGCGCTGGATCCCGGGGTGTGGATGGTTCTGATTGCCGTGTACACGCTTTTTGCCTGTCAGGCTCCCGTCTGGTTCATTTTGCAGCCGCGCGATTTTGTCAACGTCCAGATCCTGTACGCCGGAATGGCCGCGATGATAGTCGGCGTTGTCATCTCGGGCGCACAGGGGTTGCAGGTCTCTTTCCCCGTGGCCAACCTCGCGGTCGGCCAGGCCAGGATGGGTCCGGTCTGGCCGTTCCTGTTCATTACCATCGCCTGTGGGGCCATTTCCGGTTTCCATGCTCTGGTAGCGGGCGGAACGTCGTCCAAGCAGTTGGCCAGGGAACCGCAGGCAAGAACTATCGGGTACGGCGGGATGCTCCTCGAGGGTCTTCTGGCCGTTCTCGTTCTCGTGACCATCGGATCGTCGCTGGGCTACGAAAACTACATGGCCATCACCTGGCCGGAGGGGAAACCCGGCAACCCGATCCTGGCCTTCGCCCTGTCCATGGGCCATCTGCTTCATTCATCGGTGGGCCTCTCCATGGCCTTTGGAACCGTCATGGGTATCCTGATCGTGGAAGGTTTTCTGATCACCACTCTGGATTCCGCAGTGCGCCTGAACCGGTACCTGTTCGAGGAGCTGTGGAAGACAATCATGGCCCGCCCGCCGTCTATTACGAGGAAGTTCTGGTTCAATTCCGGGCTTTCGGTCGTTCTCATGTTGTTGCTGGCCTGGAATCAGGGTTACAAGCTGATCTGGCCGCTGTTTGGCTCCACCAATCAGCTTCTGGCTGCGCTGACCCTGATCGCTGTAACCGTCTGGCTGCACCGGGCCGGAAAGAGTTTCTGGTTCACTCTCGTTCCGGCCGTCGTAATGCTTGCAACTACAATCGCATCTTTGACTTACTCGCTCATAGCGAAGTACCTGCCCGGAGGGAACACACTCCTGGCCGTGACCGACATGGCTCTGCTGGCGCTCTCCATCGGCGTGCTGGTCTTGTCCGTAAGGTCGTTTGTGCGGGTTGAACTCAGCGCCGATCCCCCTGTATCCTCCTAAGACCTTTGCACTCAATAAACAAAGCACCGGTCCGACCGATATACGAGGTAGGACGGGGTAAACCGCGCATGAAGTTCTTCATGGATCGGAACAGAACGCTGCTGCCGCGCGTCGACGTCATTTACCTTCTGACCCGGATAATGACGCTGGTGGGCGTGGTCTGGTTTGCCCTTGTCGGCGACCATCCGATCTATGATACTCGCATATCTCTCATTGTGGTAGTCACCTACACGCTTCACCTGGCCGTGTTCGCGGCGGCTATACGCGGTCGCTTCGACCTCAAACTCGCCTACCTCTCGGCCATCATCTACGACATCCTTTCGGTGCCGTTGTTTGTTCACTACACGGGCTCGGTGTTCTCGGCGTTCTATCTCGTGTTCTTCCTGACGGTGTCGGCCGCAGCTTACGTGCTGACGTTCTGGTTCGCCATGGTCGTGATCATCATCGTCACCCTTGCCTACCTCGCCATCCTCTTACCGGACGTGACAATCGGCGTTCTGCACACCATCTCCATGCGAATCGGCTTTTTGTGGGTCTGGTTCCTCGCCATATCATACGCCTCGGACTACCTGCGACGTTCCGAACGGCGGCTGCTCAAGCTCTTTGATA comes from Acidobacteriota bacterium and encodes:
- a CDS encoding carbon starvation CstA family protein — its product is MNVLAYFLAAVLCFAVALRFYARYIGRSLGEMPDRKTPAVEINDGRDFVPTRPSVLFAHHYSTIAGAGPIVGPTLGILYGIGPAWMWIVLGAIFIGGVHDFVALFASIRERGSSMAEIARKALGPAGFLLFMIFTIILIILVTSAFLSLTAISLTSLRPLADLGLSEGQTMLRTTVINGETHGIIGGIASMSVIIITALAPLLGYLVVKRGIPTWLAYLLAALICFFSVLVGLRVPVALDPGVWMVLIAVYTLFACQAPVWFILQPRDFVNVQILYAGMAAMIVGVVISGAQGLQVSFPVANLAVGQARMGPVWPFLFITIACGAISGFHALVAGGTSSKQLAREPQARTIGYGGMLLEGLLAVLVLVTIGSSLGYENYMAITWPEGKPGNPILAFALSMGHLLHSSVGLSMAFGTVMGILIVEGFLITTLDSAVRLNRYLFEELWKTIMARPPSITRKFWFNSGLSVVLMLLLAWNQGYKLIWPLFGSTNQLLAALTLIAVTVWLHRAGKSFWFTLVPAVVMLATTIASLTYSLIAKYLPGGNTLLAVTDMALLALSIGVLVLSVRSFVRVELSADPPVSS